Part of the Tenacibaculum sp. SZ-18 genome, CTCTTCCATAATTGCAATTAAGAAAAACAAAATAGCAATTTGTGGAATAAAAATTACAACACCACCAATACCAGGAATCACCCCATCCGTTAAAAGATTTGTAAACATCCCTTCTGGTAATTTCTCTTTAAGAATTTCTGATAAACTTCCGAAGGAACCATCAATGAAATCCATTGGAATAGATGACCATTCAAAAATAGATTGAAACACTAGTGCTAAAATCCCTAAAAAGATAAAGTATCCAAAAAACTTATGTGTAAAAACTCTGTCTAATCTGCTTCGCAAGTCTTTAGCTTTCGTTCGATCTAAAACATATGTTTTTTTGAGAATTTCATTAATTCTCTGATATCTATAAATTGTTTCTTTCTGCTGATACTTTTTTAATTTAGGAATGTCATCTAAAAAGCTCGAAAAATCCTCCTGCCTATTATTCAAAAAATTCTTTTGAGTTACAGATAACCATAATTTATACAATGAAATATTTGAATTTACATTCTGTAAATTAGCAAAATAATCTTGATCTATTTTATCTGCGATTGTAGCAAAATTTGAAACCGAGTTTACAATTTTATAATTGGCCAACTCTGCTTTTAATTCTGATATACCAATATTCTTCTTTGCTGAAACTAAAATTACTTTAGTTTGTAAGTCTTTTTCTAACTCCTCAACATTTATGGAAATACCTTTTTTCTCCATTTCGTCAACCATATTAATGGCTAAAACCGTTGGAATTCCTAAATCTTGAATTTGTGTAAACAACAACAAATTTCTTTTGAGGTTTTCAATATCAGCAACCATCAATATTACATCAGGAAAATTCTTCCCTTCTGTATCATTTAAAACTTTAAGAACAATACTTTCATCTAATGACGTAGGATTAATACTGTATGTACCTGGTAAATCAGTAATTACTCCTTTAATTTCAGAAGTTAATTTACAGTTCCCTTGTTTTTTATCGACTGTAATACCTGGATAATTACCTACTTTTTGATTTAATCCTGTTAACCTATTGAACAAAGAAGTTTTCCCTGTATTAGGATTACCAATTAACGATATTTGAATACTATCTTTCGCCATTTTGACTCTCTAGGTTAATCAATTTTATTTTTGAAGCCGTTTCTTTTCGTATGGCTAAATGACTACCATTTACTATAACGTACATCGGATCGTTTAAAGGTGCTACTTGTAGTAAAGTAACTTCTGCTCCGGGCAAACAACCCATTTCTAATAATTTTAAAGGAATTGAGTTTTGATTATCTTCAGAGATGATTCCAGATTCTCCTATTATTAATGATGCTATACTACTCAAAGAAATGATTTTTAGAACTATGATTTAAAATCTGTTTAACCACAGCGAAATGCAAAGATACTAAATTAGAATGATTCTAAAGATGTGATTTCTTGCTCTTAACATAAATAGTATATTTGTTGCATGACATTCGAGAAAATCATTGGTCAAGACTATATTAAAAAGCATTTGTCTACCTCGGCTGAAAATGGTAGAATTCCACATGCACAGTTGTTTGTGGGAAAAGAGGGTTCAGGAACTTTAGCTATGGCAGTTGCATATGCCAAACTCTTATTGTCCAGTTCATCTAACGAACCTGAATCTTGTGCAATAAAATGTGAAAAATTACAGCATCCTGATTTACATTTTGCCTTTCCAGTAACCACCACAGACTCTATAAAAAAACATCCTACGAGTAATTTATTTTTAGAGGAGTGGAGATCTTTTATTTTTAACACACCTTATGGAAGTTTATTCGATTGGTTGAAAAGTATTGGTGTTGAGAATAAACAAGGACAAATTGGAGTAGATGAAGCTGAAGATATTGTAAAAAAGCTTTCATTAAAATCATACGAAGGTGGCTTTAAAGTAATGATTATTTGGATGGCCGAAAAAATGAATGTTGCAGCTTCTAATAAATTATTAAAACTAATTGAAGAACCTCCAGCTAAGACAATATTCCTTTTAGTTACAGAAGAAGAAGGTCAGATCATAAACACTATAAAATCTCGTTGTCAATCGCTTCATTTCCCTGCTTTAAGTGAGAATGATATCGAAAATGAATTGGCAAAGAATTATGAAATTTCTTCAAATGATGCAAAAAGAATTGCACAACAAAGTGAAGGTAACCTCAACAAAGCATTGCATTTATTGAATAACGACTCCAATGATTTAATTTTTGAAGAATGGTTTATTACATGGATTCGTAGCGCTTTTAAAGCGAAAGGAAATGCTGCTGTAATACAAGATCTAATTCAATGGAGTGAAGAGATTGCTAAAAGTGGAAGAGAAACTCAAAAACAATTTATCCAATATTGTCTACATTTCTTCAGACAAGCACTTTTATTGAATTATGGAACTCCAGACTTGGTTTATTTAACTCCACAAACTGGTAACTTCAAGCTAGAAAAATTCGCTCCTTTTATACATAGTGGAAATATCCTTTCCATTGAAAAAGAACTAAATGATGCTCAATATCATATCGAAAGAAATGGTAATGCCAAAATTATTTTATTAGACCTTTCTATAAAATTAACTCGATTACTTCATACCAAAGAACAACAAGTCAACACCTAGAATATGAAATCTTACTTTTTTTAAGTAGTATTCATTAATGGACTAATTTTTGAT contains:
- the feoB gene encoding ferrous iron transport protein B encodes the protein MAKDSIQISLIGNPNTGKTSLFNRLTGLNQKVGNYPGITVDKKQGNCKLTSEIKGVITDLPGTYSINPTSLDESIVLKVLNDTEGKNFPDVILMVADIENLKRNLLLFTQIQDLGIPTVLAINMVDEMEKKGISINVEELEKDLQTKVILVSAKKNIGISELKAELANYKIVNSVSNFATIADKIDQDYFANLQNVNSNISLYKLWLSVTQKNFLNNRQEDFSSFLDDIPKLKKYQQKETIYRYQRINEILKKTYVLDRTKAKDLRSRLDRVFTHKFFGYFIFLGILALVFQSIFEWSSIPMDFIDGSFGSLSEILKEKLPEGMFTNLLTDGVIPGIGGVVIFIPQIAILFFLIAIMEESGYMSRVVFLMDKIMRRFGMSGKSIIPLISGTACAIPAVMATRTITSWKERLITILVTPFTTCAARLPVYAILIAIIIPNQRVLGFFNLQGLTLLGLYALGFIAAFSAAFILHKVLKIKSKSLFVIEMPDYKLPSIKNVLLSVVEKTKSFVFDAGKIILAISIILWFLATHGPSSYYETEEKVKTELASQNLSDEELAQRIASVKMEKSFIGIAGKAIEPVVKPMGYDWKLGIGLIASFAAREVFVGTLATIYSIEGVEDEGTIKERMEAEVNSETGGKRFDFATGMSLLLFYVFAMQCMATLAIVKRETKSWKWPIIQLVAMGVIAYSSATVIYQFLS
- a CDS encoding FeoA family protein; the protein is MSSIASLIIGESGIISEDNQNSIPLKLLEMGCLPGAEVTLLQVAPLNDPMYVIVNGSHLAIRKETASKIKLINLESQNGER
- a CDS encoding DNA polymerase III subunit, producing the protein MTFEKIIGQDYIKKHLSTSAENGRIPHAQLFVGKEGSGTLAMAVAYAKLLLSSSSNEPESCAIKCEKLQHPDLHFAFPVTTTDSIKKHPTSNLFLEEWRSFIFNTPYGSLFDWLKSIGVENKQGQIGVDEAEDIVKKLSLKSYEGGFKVMIIWMAEKMNVAASNKLLKLIEEPPAKTIFLLVTEEEGQIINTIKSRCQSLHFPALSENDIENELAKNYEISSNDAKRIAQQSEGNLNKALHLLNNDSNDLIFEEWFITWIRSAFKAKGNAAVIQDLIQWSEEIAKSGRETQKQFIQYCLHFFRQALLLNYGTPDLVYLTPQTGNFKLEKFAPFIHSGNILSIEKELNDAQYHIERNGNAKIILLDLSIKLTRLLHTKEQQVNT